The Streptomyces sp. NBC_01255 genome window below encodes:
- a CDS encoding ATP-binding cassette domain-containing protein has product MTRSHTNAVEVRGLVKHFGATKALDGVDLDVREGTVLGVLGPNGAGKTTLVRCLSTLLVPDAGTATVAGYDVVKHPRQLRRTIGLTGQYASVDEKLSGFENLYMIGRLLDLSRQDARRRSDEMLERFSLTDAAKRPAMTYSGGMRRRLDLAASMIGQPSVLYLDEPTTGLDPRTRNEVWDEVHRMVSEGVTVLLTTQYMEEAEQLASELTVVDKGKVIAKGGVDELKAKVGGRTLKIRPVDPGQLPAMAAALRETGLDGIAGSTVVPDEGALYVPILTDQQLTAVVALLGARGFGIAHIGTHLPSLDEVFLAITGQKTDVSDAISEEVAA; this is encoded by the coding sequence ATGACGCGATCACACACCAACGCCGTCGAGGTCCGGGGCCTCGTGAAGCACTTCGGCGCGACGAAGGCCCTCGACGGGGTCGACCTGGACGTCCGGGAGGGCACCGTCCTCGGGGTCCTCGGACCGAACGGCGCCGGGAAGACCACCCTCGTCCGCTGCCTGTCCACCCTCCTCGTCCCGGACGCCGGGACCGCCACCGTCGCCGGCTACGACGTGGTGAAGCACCCCCGCCAGCTGCGCCGCACCATAGGCCTCACCGGCCAGTACGCCTCGGTCGACGAGAAGCTCTCCGGCTTCGAGAACCTCTACATGATCGGGCGGCTGCTCGACCTGTCCCGGCAGGACGCCCGCCGCCGGTCCGACGAGATGCTGGAGCGCTTCTCGCTGACCGACGCCGCCAAGCGGCCCGCGATGACCTACTCCGGCGGTATGCGCCGCCGGCTCGACCTCGCCGCCTCGATGATCGGACAGCCCTCCGTCCTCTACCTGGACGAGCCGACGACCGGTCTCGACCCGCGCACCCGCAACGAGGTGTGGGACGAGGTCCACCGGATGGTCTCCGAGGGCGTCACCGTCCTGCTGACCACGCAGTACATGGAGGAGGCCGAGCAGCTCGCGAGCGAGCTGACCGTCGTCGACAAGGGCAAGGTCATCGCCAAGGGCGGGGTCGACGAGCTCAAGGCGAAGGTCGGCGGCCGGACCCTGAAGATCCGCCCGGTCGACCCGGGCCAGCTGCCCGCGATGGCCGCCGCGCTCCGCGAGACCGGTCTCGACGGCATCGCCGGCTCGACCGTCGTGCCCGACGAGGGCGCGCTGTACGTGCCGATCCTCACCGACCAGCAGCTGACCGCCGTCGTGGCGCTGCTCGGCGCCCGCGGCTTCGGCATCGCCCACATCGGGACCCATCTGCCCAGCCTGGACGAGGTGTTCCTCGCGATCACCGGCCAGAAGACCGACGTGTCCGACGCGATCAGCGAGGAGGTCGCCGCATGA
- the panB gene encoding 3-methyl-2-oxobutanoate hydroxymethyltransferase → MTLQAAQKSPADSSKALYGGKGTRRITVHDIAAAKARGEKWPMLTAYDAMTASVFDEAGIPVILVGDSMGNCHLGYETTVPVTMDEMTFLSAAVVRGTKRALVVGDLPFGSYQEGPVQALRNATRLIKDAGVHAVKLEGGERSLAQTELLVQAGIPVMSHLGLTPQSVNTMGYRVQGRTDEAAHRLLSDAKAAQDAGAFAVVLELVPAELAAEVTRSLHIPTVGIGAGAGTDAQVLVWTDMAGLTGGKVPRFTKQYANLRETLGDAARAFAEDVSGGEFPAEEHTFH, encoded by the coding sequence ATGACGCTTCAGGCTGCCCAGAAATCACCCGCCGACAGCAGCAAGGCGCTGTACGGCGGCAAGGGCACGCGCCGCATCACCGTCCACGACATCGCCGCCGCCAAGGCCCGCGGCGAGAAGTGGCCCATGCTCACCGCCTACGACGCGATGACCGCCTCCGTCTTCGACGAGGCCGGCATCCCCGTGATCCTCGTCGGCGACTCGATGGGCAACTGTCACCTCGGCTACGAGACCACCGTGCCGGTCACGATGGACGAGATGACGTTCCTCTCCGCCGCCGTCGTCCGGGGCACGAAGCGCGCCCTCGTCGTCGGCGACCTCCCCTTCGGCTCGTACCAGGAAGGGCCCGTCCAGGCCCTGCGCAACGCCACCCGGCTGATCAAGGACGCGGGCGTCCACGCGGTCAAGCTGGAGGGCGGCGAGCGTTCCCTGGCCCAGACCGAGCTGCTCGTCCAGGCCGGCATCCCCGTCATGTCCCACCTCGGCCTCACCCCGCAGTCCGTCAACACGATGGGCTACCGGGTGCAGGGCCGTACCGACGAGGCCGCCCACCGGCTGCTCAGCGACGCCAAGGCGGCACAGGACGCGGGCGCCTTCGCGGTCGTCCTCGAACTCGTACCGGCCGAGCTGGCCGCCGAGGTCACCCGCTCGCTGCACATCCCGACCGTCGGCATCGGCGCGGGCGCCGGCACCGACGCGCAGGTCCTCGTCTGGACCGACATGGCCGGTCTGACCGGCGGCAAGGTCCCGCGCTTCACCAAGCAGTACGCCAACCTCCGCGAGACGCTCGGCGACGCCGCGCGCGCCTTCGCGGAGGACGTCTCCGGCGGGGAGTTCCCCGCCGAGGAGCACACCTTCCACTAG
- a CDS encoding ABC transporter permease, producing MSTTTTTTTTAAKSPADGPRTAPARPAPSAEGRIGLRANLRHIGALARRNALQIKQDPESMFDAVLMPIIFILLFVYVFGGAISGKGNNDVYVNYVTPGLMAMMGMNIAMAVGVGINDDFKKGVMDRFRTMPIARSSVLIAKIVVEVGRMLIATAILLGMGFLLGLEIHTSVLHLFAAIGLSMVFGASLMWIFILLGLTLSTAQAVQGMAMLVLMPLQFGSSIFAPTTSMPGWLETFTDYNPLSNLADAARNLINGGPVAHSVWMTLGWAVVITVVTAPLAVTKFRKKV from the coding sequence ATGAGCACGACCACGACCACCACGACCACTGCCGCCAAGTCGCCCGCCGACGGGCCGAGGACGGCTCCGGCGCGCCCCGCGCCGTCCGCCGAGGGCCGGATCGGGCTGCGGGCCAATCTCCGCCACATCGGTGCGCTGGCCCGCCGCAACGCCCTCCAGATCAAGCAGGACCCGGAGTCGATGTTCGACGCCGTCCTGATGCCGATCATCTTCATCCTGCTGTTCGTGTACGTCTTCGGCGGCGCCATCTCGGGCAAGGGCAACAACGACGTCTACGTCAACTACGTGACGCCCGGCCTGATGGCGATGATGGGCATGAACATCGCCATGGCCGTCGGTGTGGGCATCAACGACGACTTCAAGAAGGGGGTCATGGACCGGTTCCGGACGATGCCGATCGCCCGGTCCTCCGTCCTGATCGCGAAGATCGTCGTCGAGGTCGGCCGGATGCTGATCGCCACCGCGATCCTGCTCGGCATGGGCTTCCTGCTCGGCCTGGAGATCCACACCTCGGTCCTCCACCTCTTCGCCGCCATCGGTCTCTCGATGGTCTTCGGAGCCTCGCTGATGTGGATCTTCATCCTGCTCGGGCTCACCCTCAGCACGGCCCAGGCCGTCCAGGGCATGGCGATGCTCGTCCTGATGCCGCTCCAGTTCGGCTCGTCGATCTTCGCCCCGACGACGTCGATGCCGGGCTGGCTGGAGACCTTCACCGACTACAACCCGCTGTCGAACCTCGCCGACGCCGCCCGCAACCTGATCAACGGCGGTCCGGTCGCCCACTCGGTGTGGATGACCCTCGGCTGGGCGGTGGTGATCACGGTCGTCACGGCGCCGCTCGCGGTCACCAAGTTCCGCAAGAAGGTCTGA